One window of Cervus canadensis isolate Bull #8, Minnesota chromosome 19, ASM1932006v1, whole genome shotgun sequence genomic DNA carries:
- the LOC122422181 gene encoding molybdopterin synthase sulfur carrier subunit has translation MVPRCQVEVLYFAKSAEIAGIRSEAISVPQEIKALQLWNEIETRHPGLADVRNQVIFAVRQEYVELGDQLLLFQSGDEIAIIPPISGG, from the coding sequence ATGGTCCCCCGGTGCCAGGTGGAAGTGTTGTATTTTGCAAAAAGTGCTGAAATAGCAGGAATTCGCTCAGAGGCCATTTCTGTGCCgcaagaaataaaagcattgcAGCTGTGGAATGAGATAGAAACACGCCATCCAGGATTGGCTGATGTTAGAAATCAGGTGATATTTGCTGTTCGTCAAGAATATGTCGAGCTTGGAGATCAGCTCCTCCTGTTTCAATCAGGAGACGAAATTGCCATTATCCCTCCCATTAGTGGAGGGTAG